The Pseudomonas sp. SCA2728.1_7 DNA segment AATGTAAAAGGCTTCAGTGCGCACCGCTTCCATCATCGCCAGGTCGTCGATACGTGGATCGTGGGTTAGCGCCACGACCGCCGTATCACGATGACAGCCACCGTCGGCAATAAACACCGATGGCAATTGCCGACGAATTTCCACGCCATCCAGCGCCACGCCTTCCAGCACTTCATCGCGCGGATCACAGAGAATCACTTCAAAGCCGAGGCCGACAGCAAACTCGGCACACGCCTGCGCCACACTGGAATACCCGGCGAGCAACAAGCGCTGGGCCGCGCCGACACGAATGCGCACACGATCAATCTCACGCTCGATCCGCGCACCCTGCTCGCGATCAGCGAACAGACTGCGCGCACCGCTGGCCAGATCAACCTCGCGAATCAAGCGCCGCTGACCGAGCAGCGCCGACTCCAATTCACGCAAATGCGCCTGTACTTCACAGTCAGCGTCAAATTTCTCAACCAGCACATCGAGAATGCCGCCACAGGGCAGGCTCACCCGCGAACGCGGATCATCGCCTTCGCCGTAACGCACGACGTTGACCGCATCGATAAACGCACCTTCGGCGACGCGCTCAAGGAAATCTTCCTCGACGCAACCGCCGGACAGCGAGCCGATCCACTGTCCGCAATCGTTCACCGCCAGCAGCGAACCCGGCGCACGCGGTGCCGAGCCGTAAGTGGTCAGCACGGTGCAAAGCCAGATGCGCTGCCCCGCCACCGACCACTCCAGCGCTCGCCGCACCACTTGTAGATCGAGATGCTGCATGTCAGTGCGCCTTGTGCTCGATGGACGGTGCGTCGGCTTGCAGTTTCTGCACGTCGCTCACCGCCAGTTCAGCGGACTGACCACCCCAACCTTGACGCAGGTAGTTGAGCAGATCGGTCAGCTGTTCAGGACTGAGCTTGTCAGCGAAACCCGGCATTGGTTGCATGTGCTCGAACCCGGAGAACTTCTGTTCGCCAATACCATCCTCGATCACCCGCAACAGATTGCGTGGATCTTCGAGGCGCAACGTGGTGTTGCCGCGCATGGCCACCGCGATGTGCGGCTTGCCTTCGCCACCGACCGCGTGACAGCCGGCGCAGACGTTCAGGTACTCCTGCTGTCCGCGCTGGGCGCTGGCGCTGAGTTTTTCTACTGGCACTTCGACGAGGGCTTTGGCGGCTGGCGGTTTGTCGCCGAGCAGGAACGTCGCCATCGCTGCCAGATCGGTATCGTTCAGGCCTTGCGTGCTGTTGTGAAACACCGGGAACATTTCGTTGAACATCGTCCCCTGCGCGCTCATGCCGTGCTTGAGGAACGTGGCCAGATCCTGCTCGTTCCAGCCGCGAGCGGCCAGATCGGTAGCCAGCAGGCTCGGTGCCAGATAACCATTGAGGATGCCGCCAGTCAGACGCTTGTCCAGCTGCATCGCACCCGGCAGGCCGCGTGGCGTGTGGCACTCACCGCAGTGACCGAGGACTTCGACCATGTACTGGCCGCGTTTCCAGGCTTCGCTTTTGCCTTCGGCTGGCTCCAGCTTCAGCGCTTTGCCGTACATCATGTTCCAGCCGATCAGGCCCGGACGCACGTTGAACGGGAAGCTCAGGCTGGTAACCGGGGCTGGGCGCTCGATCGGTTCGATGGTTTTCAGGTAGGCATGGATCGCATCCGAATCTTCACGCGGCATCAGGTGATACGAGGTGTAAGGCATCGCCGGATACAGGTTCGCCTCGTCACGACGCTTGCCTTCGGTCAGCGCGGCGAAGAACTCGTCATCGTTGTACAGACCGATGCCGTGCTCTTTGCTCGGGGTGATGTTGGTGCCATAGATCGTGCCGAACGGCGAGACGATCGGCAGGCCGCCGGCAAACGGCGCGCCGCCCGGTGCAGTGTGGCAAGCCATGCAGTCAGCGGCGCGAGCGAGATACTCGCCGCGCTTGACCTGATCATCGGCGTGGGCAAACAACACCGGCGCAGCGAGGCCGACCGCCAGGGTCAGGCGGGTCAGAAAAAGCTTCATGCTTAACCCTCCTTGACCAGGCCGAGATCGGTCAGCACGTTGCGGGTGGCGTTGTAATAACGCACGTACCCGGTGCAACGGCAGACGTGATGGCCGAGGCTGTCCTCGATGACTTGTTCGAGCTTGCTCTGCACGATCGGCTGGCGCTGCAGCTTTTCAACCAGCACGGTCGCAGCATTGACGAAGCCCGGCGCGCAGTAGCTGCACTGGAACGCGAACTCATCGACGAAGCGCTGCTGGATCGGATTCAGCTCGGTGACCTGTCCCGATTCGTCGCGCTTGGCGTGAGCTTCGATGGTGCGGACTTTCTTGCCTTCGAAGTAATGCGCGCCGGTGATGCAGGTGCGCACTTCTTCGCTGGTGCCGTCCGGGTTGTCGACGATCACCACACAGGCGTGGCAGATGCCCTGGCCGCAGCCCAGACGCGAGCCGGTGAGGTTTTTATATTCGTGCAGGTAGTCGATCATCGGCAGGTCATCAGGGATGTCCACCGGGCCGACGGATTGACCATTGAGGGTCAGTTGAAGCGGACGGTTAGCCATTGAGGGCCTCCTTGATGCGCGCAGCAGTGATTGGCAGATCGCGAACACGTTTACCGATGGCGTGGGCCACAGCGTTACCGATGGCACCGACAATCGGGATCATCACCACTTCGGCGATGCCTTTCGACGGGTCGCTCGGCGACAGCGCCGGGAGAATCTCCGACGTCTGCTTCCACACGGCAACGTGACGCGCCATCGGCAGACGGTAACGGTTGAAGTTCCAGTCACCCTCCCCCGGTCCACCTTCGTACAGCGGCATCTCTTCCATCAAGGCGTGACCGATGCCCATGGCGATACCGCCTTCGAGCTGGCCTTTGACCAATTCTTCAACCAACACACGACCGCACTCAACCCACGAATGGTGGTTGAGCACTTCGACTTCAGCAGAACCCTTGTTGACCTTCAGTTCGACCAGCGTCGCGACCGGGCTGTAGTAAGTCACGGCAGCGTTGTTCAACTGCACAACCGGATAATTGATGTTCTGGCGGTCCAACAGGTGGAAACCCGCCGTGTTCATCAGCGCTTTCTTCGCTTTCGGTGCGCCATCACCGTACTTCACTGCCAGACCATCCAGCGGCAGACGTTCGCGCACACCGTCGATGCTGTATTCGGCCTCGGCCCAGCTCCAGCGGTTGAACGCGTGAACGGTGGCGCCGGTGACCAGGCCACGCTCGTGAGCGTGTTTGGCCAGCTCTTCGAAGCTCAACGGCTGCATGCCGTTGGCGGTGAGCTTGCCGTCGACCCAGTGCGCATCTTCGCGACGCACCACGTAAGGGTTGGCTTGACCGCCGTAAGGACCCTGACGCCAGATTTCCATGGCCGCCGGCCACAAACCGTTGTTGAACAGCACGCGCGCTGCTTCACGGGTAGCGTGACTGAAGTAGTAAGCCGAGTTGGTCGCGGAAGAAGCCGAAGCCAGTTTGCCGACCCAGCGCGGGTTGCGCAGCAGGTTGTCCTGTTCGGCCTGGCTCATGATGTAAGGGTTGCCGCTGGTGATCAGCTGCATTTCCTTCCATTCGGTTTCGCCGGTCTTCACTTCGTGCGCCGGGCTGCCGAGGAAATCGGCCACGACCAGGGCTTGCGAGGTGGACATGCCGGTGCCGATTTCAATGCCGATGTGGCGCAAGGTGATGCGACCGTCGGCGGTAAACTCAATGCTGGCCATTGGCGCTTCGGAACCGGTGCCGAAGTCTTTCTGGCAAATGGCAAAACCAACGCCGTACCAGTTGTCCGGGTCGGCGGCTTCGCGCTGTTTCTTGATCGCGTCGCGGTTTTTCCAGACCTCGTGCACCGAGGCCTTGTCGAGGATTTCGTGCAGGCGCAAGGCACCGGCCGGGATCGCGCCCTGAGTGTTTTTCATGCCGGAACGCAGGGCGTTCTTGCGACGCAGGTCAATCGCATCGACACCGAGACGGTTGGCGATTTCGTCGACCATCATCTCGGTCGCCGCCATGCTTTGCAGGGTGCCGTAACCGCGCATCGAACCGGCCTCAACACCACGCGAGTGGTAGGCGGTGACTTGCAGATCGTTCTGCGGCATGTAGTAGATCGACTGCGCGGCCGTGGCGCCAACCGCGGCTACCGATGGGCTGTAGTTGATGCGGCCACCACCGTCGACGCTCATTTCAGAGCGGAAAATCTTGAAGCTGTAGTCGTTCTTGTCCACGGCCAATTGGTAGCGGATGTCGAACGGGTGACGCTTGATGCCGCTCTGAAACTGCTCATAGCGGTCGTTGGCCAAGCGCACTGGCACACCGGCGCCGTACAACGCGGCCAGGGCTGCGTAGTAAACGAAGATGTTGTGATCTTTGGAACCGTAACCGACGGTGTAACCCGGGTGCATGTTCAGATTGTCGAGGCCGAAGCGCGACGGCGCGATCATTTTCGCGGTCTCGGTCGCAGCTTCCAGCGGGCACTGGGTAGCCACCACGAAGTGCAGGGTTTTGGTTTTCGGGTCGTACCAGCCGTTGCCGTTATCCGGTTCCATGGCGGCCGGTTCGATCGACGGGGTTTTGTAGCGCTCGTCGAACACCAGCCAGTTGTCCGGCGGCGTATCGATCTCTTTCTTCATGCGGTCGGCGTAGAACAGGCCGCGCTCGGTGAGATTACCGTGCAGATTCGGCTGGGAATTCCATACCGGACGACGGTTTTTCAGCATCGGAAAGAGGATCGAATCCTTCAGGCTGGCGAATTCGTCTTCGTCGGCCGAAGTCGCGCCGCCCACACGTACGTAGCGGAAGCTACCGTAGGGATCGCCTTCGTAGAACGGCACTTGTGCACCGTAACGAATCGCTTTGTCATTGAATTTGAGTTTGTTCTTGGCCTGACGGAAACGCTCGAAGTCATTCCAGATCAGGATCGCCACCGGGTGACCGATGAACATCGGCACCTTGCCTTCTGGCAGCAGCGGATCAGGCGCGTGCTCCTCCGGGAAGACGATGCCGTCCTTGTCCAGGTCAGCGGCGGTGACGATGCGGTCCGGCTGCAAATCGGCGCCGAGCCACGACAGGTCGTAACCGGCGTAGATGCGGTCAGCCTTGATGGTTTTCAGCAGCATGGCGTGGCCTTGCTGCTCGGGCCAGCCCGGCATGTCCTTGGAGCGGATGTCGCGGGCGAAGACTTTGCTGCCGCAGACCTTGGACAGTGCGTCGTTACGCTGACGCGCCTTGCCGTTGCTGCCGAGCCACTTCTCGGACGGCACGGTGACAGTGTTTTCCATCAAGGCAGCCAGCGCCTGACTGCTGAGCGGCGTGAGCGTGACGCTCACACCCGCCACCAGCCCGCCCTGGAGGAACGAGCGCCGGGATATATCACGGTTGGACATGGATCATCCTCTGGGCGGTTATGTGTCCGCCCTTCTGGTTATCTACTGGGGAATCTCGAGTCTTGCAGAAGCCCTCTTTGGCTAAACAAAGGGCGTGTTGACAGTGCAAAGCTGACCGAAAGGTTAACTTTAAAGGTTTCTGCGCTCGCA contains these protein-coding regions:
- a CDS encoding XdhC family protein; translation: MQHLDLQVVRRALEWSVAGQRIWLCTVLTTYGSAPRAPGSLLAVNDCGQWIGSLSGGCVEEDFLERVAEGAFIDAVNVVRYGEGDDPRSRVSLPCGGILDVLVEKFDADCEVQAHLRELESALLGQRRLIREVDLASGARSLFADREQGARIEREIDRVRIRVGAAQRLLLAGYSSVAQACAEFAVGLGFEVILCDPRDEVLEGVALDGVEIRRQLPSVFIADGGCHRDTAVVALTHDPRIDDLAMMEAVRTEAFYIGVMGSQQTSQKRFERLRRIGGLGEAELARIHAPIGLNLGSKTPAEIALAVLADILRIRSGIARDQL
- a CDS encoding cytochrome c, which translates into the protein MKLFLTRLTLAVGLAAPVLFAHADDQVKRGEYLARAADCMACHTAPGGAPFAGGLPIVSPFGTIYGTNITPSKEHGIGLYNDDEFFAALTEGKRRDEANLYPAMPYTSYHLMPREDSDAIHAYLKTIEPIERPAPVTSLSFPFNVRPGLIGWNMMYGKALKLEPAEGKSEAWKRGQYMVEVLGHCGECHTPRGLPGAMQLDKRLTGGILNGYLAPSLLATDLAARGWNEQDLATFLKHGMSAQGTMFNEMFPVFHNSTQGLNDTDLAAMATFLLGDKPPAAKALVEVPVEKLSASAQRGQQEYLNVCAGCHAVGGEGKPHIAVAMRGNTTLRLEDPRNLLRVIEDGIGEQKFSGFEHMQPMPGFADKLSPEQLTDLLNYLRQGWGGQSAELAVSDVQKLQADAPSIEHKAH
- a CDS encoding (2Fe-2S)-binding protein is translated as MANRPLQLTLNGQSVGPVDIPDDLPMIDYLHEYKNLTGSRLGCGQGICHACVVIVDNPDGTSEEVRTCITGAHYFEGKKVRTIEAHAKRDESGQVTELNPIQQRFVDEFAFQCSYCAPGFVNAATVLVEKLQRQPIVQSKLEQVIEDSLGHHVCRCTGYVRYYNATRNVLTDLGLVKEG
- a CDS encoding xanthine dehydrogenase family protein molybdopterin-binding subunit, with protein sequence MSNRDISRRSFLQGGLVAGVSVTLTPLSSQALAALMENTVTVPSEKWLGSNGKARQRNDALSKVCGSKVFARDIRSKDMPGWPEQQGHAMLLKTIKADRIYAGYDLSWLGADLQPDRIVTAADLDKDGIVFPEEHAPDPLLPEGKVPMFIGHPVAILIWNDFERFRQAKNKLKFNDKAIRYGAQVPFYEGDPYGSFRYVRVGGATSADEDEFASLKDSILFPMLKNRRPVWNSQPNLHGNLTERGLFYADRMKKEIDTPPDNWLVFDERYKTPSIEPAAMEPDNGNGWYDPKTKTLHFVVATQCPLEAATETAKMIAPSRFGLDNLNMHPGYTVGYGSKDHNIFVYYAALAALYGAGVPVRLANDRYEQFQSGIKRHPFDIRYQLAVDKNDYSFKIFRSEMSVDGGGRINYSPSVAAVGATAAQSIYYMPQNDLQVTAYHSRGVEAGSMRGYGTLQSMAATEMMVDEIANRLGVDAIDLRRKNALRSGMKNTQGAIPAGALRLHEILDKASVHEVWKNRDAIKKQREAADPDNWYGVGFAICQKDFGTGSEAPMASIEFTADGRITLRHIGIEIGTGMSTSQALVVADFLGSPAHEVKTGETEWKEMQLITSGNPYIMSQAEQDNLLRNPRWVGKLASASSATNSAYYFSHATREAARVLFNNGLWPAAMEIWRQGPYGGQANPYVVRREDAHWVDGKLTANGMQPLSFEELAKHAHERGLVTGATVHAFNRWSWAEAEYSIDGVRERLPLDGLAVKYGDGAPKAKKALMNTAGFHLLDRQNINYPVVQLNNAAVTYYSPVATLVELKVNKGSAEVEVLNHHSWVECGRVLVEELVKGQLEGGIAMGIGHALMEEMPLYEGGPGEGDWNFNRYRLPMARHVAVWKQTSEILPALSPSDPSKGIAEVVMIPIVGAIGNAVAHAIGKRVRDLPITAARIKEALNG